CGGCAATGATGTCCTTTGAACCTATATCGACGGAACGGATTGGCGACTTAAATATAATGCAGGTCGTTTTGTTAAAGGCGAGATCCACGTAATATGACTTAATAACGTTACGGTCCTGGATAGGAATAGAACCGTACTTAAATACCGTAGGCTCGAGGAGAGGTATTTCGCCCGGACGGTCAGGTATCGTTGCCGATCCATCCGACGGTACACCACCCGGTTGATTTATTATACTGGTTGCCGCCTTAGGTGAAGATGGTTTAATCAAAGCAGCTATCCGTTTCCGTAGAGAGTCGAGTCGACGGGCCTGAGTTGACGACTTAGTAAGACCGGAAGTTTTAGCCGAATCGGAAACTTGAGCCAACACAAGTTGGTGAAGAGTTAACATTAAAACCAATACATAGGCTATAATTTTCATAATGGTCACTTATTTAAGAAGAACATAGTAATTGTTTTTCAGCGTAGCTTTCTGAACGGAAACCTTCCGTGAAAGAAAGCTGCGCCCTCCCTGTAGTCCAGCCTGAACGGCACTGGCCGCTGCCATTGCGGGCACATTAGTAGCCAAAACGGGGGTATTGACATTAAAACCTTGACCTGCTTGGGAGATGGCTTGACGTCCTTGCTCGACAGCCAGCACATTCGGTACATAAATTCCTGATAACCCGTCCATATCATAAACAGTGAGCTTCATCGGAAGTATGCGCCCTTCGTATTGCACCTGATTGATTGTAATATTCACCCGTTGCCCTCCAAAACTAGCAATGCCATACAGGAGCGTTCCTTCTGAAATCATTCGACCCCGGAGTGTTATTGTCTCCAGCAGTCGCAAGCCCACACGTCCACCTGAAACAATCGTCTGTTCGGAAAAAATCATGGCTTTGACGGTGACCGACAGCGAATCTTCTTTGGCGTCCATCTGCTGCTTTCGCATCTCTGACATCAATCCGTAGAAACTATTCTTGCCTGCTGGTCCATTCAGGGAAGAAACCGTGGGTACGGCATAGGATTCCGGCTTGAGCAGTCGACCCTGAGCTTCCTGCTGGCGTTTTAGCTTATCGGCTTTGTATTCCTGGAGAAAAGCAAGTAGCTTTTTTTCCTTCTCTAATTCTTCCTTTGGTTTGGTTGAACTGACTTCTTCCTCATCATCGTTTTCCAGATCCGAGCGAACCGTTCGTCTACTGGATTTTGGGCTTCGTAATTTGAGTGGAGGAATCGTAGAGGTATCCGGCTCTTCGTAAATTTCTTTGGGAACGGCTTCGCCGTAAATATAGGAATCGGCTTCTCCCCGGCGTGGCATATCGGGCTGAACTGAACCTGGAACGTGCGCATTAAGCCCGCGTTCCATTGGCATTTGATCGGGCATGGCCAGCGGCTGGGCATCAGCCGCCAATTCCAGTTTGGAACGGGAGGGCAATCCGGTAGAATCTCCTGCGTTGGGCAGTTCCGCGTTTAGGCTTAGGCTCGTTCTAACGGGGTTGTCGTCTTTGGGCTGCTTATGCCGAATGAAATAGTAGATGATCAACACCAAGCTAATACCGACTCCCGTCAAGATTGTCACAAAACGTTTATCCTGAAATAGCTGCTTGATTCTACTTCCGTCGAAACGGCTCGTAGTTGACGTGTTGCTCATAATGTTTTGAATGAATATGCGTGATAAAACGTCCAGTAGCCGTCCAGTAGACACTTAATGAGCCGAGCAAGAGCAACCCTGTCAA
Above is a window of Spirosoma sp. SC4-14 DNA encoding:
- the traM gene encoding conjugative transposon protein TraM, which translates into the protein MSNTSTTSRFDGSRIKQLFQDKRFVTILTGVGISLVLIIYYFIRHKQPKDDNPVRTSLSLNAELPNAGDSTGLPSRSKLELAADAQPLAMPDQMPMERGLNAHVPGSVQPDMPRRGEADSYIYGEAVPKEIYEEPDTSTIPPLKLRSPKSSRRTVRSDLENDDEEEVSSTKPKEELEKEKKLLAFLQEYKADKLKRQQEAQGRLLKPESYAVPTVSSLNGPAGKNSFYGLMSEMRKQQMDAKEDSLSVTVKAMIFSEQTIVSGGRVGLRLLETITLRGRMISEGTLLYGIASFGGQRVNITINQVQYEGRILPMKLTVYDMDGLSGIYVPNVLAVEQGRQAISQAGQGFNVNTPVLATNVPAMAAASAVQAGLQGGRSFLSRKVSVQKATLKNNYYVLLK